The proteins below come from a single Argentina anserina chromosome 1, drPotAnse1.1, whole genome shotgun sequence genomic window:
- the LOC126783979 gene encoding uncharacterized protein LOC126783979, with the protein MVSKAMKSSKGSRFIRFMKAPIRVLIKARDFYIKSMAECSTRLDYGGMAMGCPTAQVPSALPRSFSTSSVDSSSSRNNDDYRELMRAASARSTLAYSKNMEDLGRKQQIHSTTGGNNEMMNRSRSVGIGRIDEDKACEFGEDVKVNKNMFPRSRSSAIARRTTF; encoded by the coding sequence ATGGTGAGCAAGGCGATGAAGAGCAGTAAAGGAAGCAGATTCATCAGGTTCATGAAGGCGCCGATAAGGGTGTTGATTAAGGCAAGGGATTTCTACATCAAGAGCATGGCCGAGTGCTCCACTCGATTAGACTACGGTGGCATGGCCATGGGGTGCCCTACTGCCCAAGTCCCAAGTGCTTTGCCGAGAAGCTTCAGCACCAGCTCCGTCGACTCGTCAAGCAGCAGAAACAACGATGATTACAGAGAGCTCATGAGGGCTGCTTCTGCTAGAAGCACTTTGGCTTATAGCAAAAATATGGAGGATCTTGGGAGAAAGCAGCAGATCCATAGTACTACCGGAGGCAATAATGAAATGATGAATCGTAGTCGCAGCGTTGGGATTGGAAGGATTGATGAAGACAAGGCTTGCGAATTTGGTGAAGATGTCAAGGTCAACAAGAATATGTTTCCAAGAAGCAGAAGCTCTGCTATTGCTAGGAGAACAACGTTCTAA